The nucleotide window cgcttacggtctacgagggtacatggacaacactcttcccctctcattgctatgcatcaccatgatcttgcgtgtgcgtaggaatttttcgAAATtgctgcgttccccaacatgggTAGCAACGATTACAAGTACCAATATGTTTTATGAACAAATTGGCTCCACCTTATTCCCTCTGAGCGAACATCTAGTGCACCCACCCATGTGGTTCTATCGCTGCACCAATCACCTAAAATTCGCTCTACAATTGTTTTAAAAAATCTGAAAATAATTTGGTAAGTACGCAAAACATACATCTATTATATCTTAAATTTTTAGATTTGAATTAGACCTACAACTATAGAAACAAAAACTAAAATCATGCTATGAATAGTACTCATTTTAAATTGGGCCATACATTTGGCCCATTAACATGATCAGTGCTAAATTTATTATTTCTGTTTCTTAAGGTGCTATTCAAGTTTACGTTTGATTTTTTTCTTATATGGTGTCATATGTTATGTTATGGGGACGTGCCaaattatttttatattttccacATTTTTATGATAACTTTTGGGCAGCCGGTGCACCGGGTACATTCCAGGTTCACCGTTGACATGCTCGAGCGAGGCTCCCCCACTCAAGAGCttatgggggggggggggggggggggggggggggggggggctcatGATTCGTTCTCACCACCCGCCCCATTGGCCCTCCTCCCCTCTGCATGCTTCCTCATCTGCCCCTCTGCAGCCTCCTAGGCATTTATGCGATTGTTCTGCGGCATAGACGTCGACTATGGTCGGGTTGATCGTGCTACAAGCAAAAAGTATGAAATACATCACATATATGTACCCATAATGTGAGCTGTGCTTACAAACAAGCCAATCAGTCAGCCACCATAATAGTGAACACAATCGTACATTAGGCATTACATTAGAGATTGTTTTCTTTAATTATGATGTACCATCCCATTGTTCTGTATTGATGATGATGATACACTTTTATGACCAATGTACATTTTGTATAAGAGCCTAGATTAATAGGAATGATATACACTACTTATATCAATAAAGAATTTCTTCTTTTACGGTAGCTCATTCAAAAAaaactccaaagttaagtgtATTTGACTTAGGGTAATTCTAAGATGAGTGACCGATCAGGAAGTTCGTTCTAaatgcgcacgagtgaggacaaagtgttTGTAGGGCCAGTCTTAATCCCGTCAGACGTAACAGGGTGTTACATTTTGATACTTTGTAGTTTGCACGTTTGCCCAGCCAACGAGCGTTTGTACATTCGGTGTTCTTTTATATACATACAATACGTGAACCTGAGTACCTGACCAATGCCTCGTTTTCCAAGGCATCAATCGTTATTTAGCACACTTCTCCACGTGTACTCAGTTGGGCTTCCTGCAGTTTAACCTGACCTCCGTCTGCGTCCCGGAGGACGGCAGTAAGCCGCCCATCTTCAGCATGGCCGTGACGAAGTCGGCCGAGAACTGGCTGGGGCTGTTGCTGTACTGCCTCACCAGCGCGTCCTGCGACCCGCCGTTGAAGAGCTCCTGGTCCGAGTGCAGGAGGCCGCGCTGCCCCACAAGGTTCCGGTAGTAGGCGTTGTCGAACCCGTCGGCGGTCTGCACGTCTAATGGCGCGAGGTTGCTGTCTCCGCCGGACCGCGGGCACGTCCGCTGCCGCAGCGCCGCGAAGCTGGCGTTGATGTTGCGCTCGTTGTAGATGCGGTTACGGAAGAACTGGCACTGCGACCGCCCGATGGTGTGCGCGCCGGAGAGCGCCGTCATGTCCCCCGGCGACAGGTTCTTGTTGCCGAACATGGTGATGAGCGTGGCGAGGCTGGAGCCGGGGCCCGGGAGGTTCGCGTTGGCCGCGCTCTGGCTCGCCGTGCGCGAGTCCTTGCGCCCCAGCGGCACGCTCCACGTGGGGCCTCCGAGCTGCACGCACGCAACGGCTCAGCCGAGTCAGCCATGGCGCTATTCCAGTAAAAATAAGCGCAGCACGTGTAGTAGTACGGGTCAGCGGCCCGTTGAAGCGACTAACCAGGTTGACTCCATCACGGGCGGCGAGCGCGAGGATGTCAGCGCAGGAGACGGTGGCCCTGCACGCAGCCTCGACCCGGGTCTTGATGGCGTCGATCACCTCGAACCCGCGGGCCGAGTTGGCGTTCGGCCCGGCGTTCTTCTCGCCAGTGAACGTCGAGGTGTCGTCAAGCAGAATCGAGCCGTCACACCCCTGCCGACACATAGCAGAATAAACACCATTAAACGTCAGTACTTAACTGATAACAGAAGAGTAGAGAGGAACGGTGTTGCTCACATTGACGAAGCAATCGTggaagaagaggcggaggatGGAGGCGCCCATCCGCCTCTCCCTCTGCAACGCCGAGGTCATCTCCGACCGTACGATGGACGCCAGGTTGGGGCAAGACCTCGAGTAGAAGCTCGGAGAGAGCTGCTGCGCGCCGGCGAGGACACAGAGCACGGCGGCGAGGCCAAGGAAGGGCGCAGACCTGGTGGCGAAGGCGGCCATTGCTTCTTCGGCTTTGATGCGACGTGACTAGCTACAGATAACTCTTGTGATGTGAGCTCGATGAGGCGAGATGCATAGGGTGGCATCCCATTTATAGTGCTCGAGCTCGATCGTGGACGCTGACCGCCTAGGCCTAGCCAGGAGTCTAGCCCGCGGCTGCATGGGCTGGCGGGCGCACTGTTCCGATCACGCACGTTCTACGAAGTGCTACATACAAAGTTCATGACCGGACTCTGCAGTCGTAGCAGCTGGATTTGGTTGACCACCGATCGCTCCGGCATGGGCACAGGCTTGGCACGACGCTAACTGTTAATCAGCAGCATGCGCACTCGGCACTGCCCTATCCCCTGCCTTGCACTGAATCATGTCCTTGCATGTGTTGGTTATCGTATACCGTATTTCCTCGAGTATTATAAGAGGCGCGCAGAGACGTGTTGATGTGCACGTCACGGGTATTGGCTGTGCATGGGTGGGGTCAGTCCCGATTCCTCTGACATTATAATATTTTATTGCCATCTCACAGTTTGAAGCATCCGTATTGCTGTATAGGCTGGCCCATGAATCAGCCTTTTCTTTCATGGTAATACATGTCTCGTTTATATTGTAAAAATCATAGTACAAGTCATGTAAAGACCCACATGATAGAATTGATAAGACAGCAGAATGTTAGTCTTTACACACATGATCAATAACCAAGAAGTAAAAATACAATCAAGACCGAAGAATCCTCGGAACATGACACCAACGCCCGCTACCTACCTCTGGTACCACCACATCATCCACCAAAGGAAAAAAATGATGGATTACCTCCTCACGTGAGCTCGACACAGCTCCATTGCTGATATGCACCTTTGCAGACCTCCAAGATGGCTCACCAAAGACGAAATCATTATCGTTGAACGAATCAGACCGGGGCAACACTCCGGACATGTCATCAAATTCCAGGTTTGACACTCCATTATGACTAAGATGCCGAAGAAGAAAACCATACTTGCTAGCCATCAACCACAGACCCAACACATGTTTCATCTTTTAGATGTCGTCGAAGACAACAACCTGCATCCACTTTTGGATTACTCATCTAGGTAAACATAAACTTCCTAATCTACTTCTCTCTCCCCCGTGATTTTCACAGGGCGAGGCCTGGGTTATTTTTTCCTTTCAATCAAATCACCCAAGACTATACCTGGCCATCCCTCAGGTCGGGCCAACCAAAGCCCGATGCAAAAAAAATCCAGGCCCAAGCATGGCCCGACCCGGCTGTCGGGCCTAAAAATCAGGCCCGAGCCTGGCCCATCACGTTAAAAGCCTGTCGGGCCTTAGGCCATGGGCCGGGCCTCTTTCTTAAACGGCAAAAACGATAAGCCCGGGCCCGGCATGGCCCGTGGAGAAGGTCGGACTTTTTCGGGTCAGGCTGACCGGGCCGGGCTGCCCATGATCAGGACTACCAAGACCAGTTTTTATGTAGCTTTACCTAGGATAATTAGGTAGGTGTAGCAAAACTCCCTTATTGGGCCAATCTGAAAGGTACCACTGATCCGGCATCAACTGATTGTAGAGTTATACGTAAGGATGGCATTACATCGCAACTTGCATGTGCATGTCGAGGTCAAACAATTAGTCTGGAGATAGGATGATAATACGTACTCCCTTCGTTTTAAATTATTTGTCTTGGATTTGTTTAGATACGGacgtatctagacttattttagtgtTAAATACTTTCGTATCTAAACAAATCTAAAACAAATAATTCGGAACGAAGAGAGTACTACTATTTCGCTACCCtgtatacatgcatgcatgtaaaGATCAATCACTTTCGTAGGACAGTGGAAAGGTTGGAAGCGTGCGTCTATCTCACTGTCACCCGCTTCAATGGACTTCGAATCGTCCAGCGATCCGTGCTAAACTGGGGTCAGCGCCGATAAGCACTTCTTAACCGAAAAGCGGCAGGAGTGCGTAACGTCTGAATTCGAAAATGAGAGAACATTACGAGCTAGCTTTCTCTAAGTGAAGTAGTAAGTGGATAAGGCATATGCATGTGTTCGTTCATCGGAGTGGCTGGGATTGGCAATCGCGTGTGTGTGGGCTGGCCACTAAGTACAAGAACATATTTTCTCACTTTGTGAAATCCAATCCCGACGGACAAGAACACCGTCGAAATTTACAGCAATCTTGATTACTATAACTGTTTTGGATGGGGTGCCAATTTGTTCCACAGTACCCCTAATTACGAACAAATGATCAACTACTATTATTGGATATGATAGTGCTTGCTCCGAAATTATAGGAGGGTTACCCGCAAAAAATAAATAAACTATACGAGGGTTAAGTCATCATGCATTCGCCGTGCTACGACCACGTACGATAAGCGAAGTTCAAATTGGCTTGGTTGTTAAATAATTACAAAAGAGATCAACTAATTTCGTGTCGATTATTGGCGCTTGAGAATCAGGACGACAACTCATCAAGTATAGCTACCCAAAGTACGTGATGGTTTGAATTTAAAATTTGTCATCATGTACCGGCTTTTGTCCCTACTAGGCTAAATTTCAAAGATGCTTGTTCCCGGGATATAAGATCATAAAGGATGTCGCTCGGCCGTATCTGGCCCAGAATCAGTACGTACCAAGTGGccagcataaaaagggaaatacaAAACGTTTGGGCAATCAGACACGTATCTGATAATACAAGTATACAAAAAAACTTATGTATGCTCCCATCGATGCTTGGCTATCTTGTTTGCAACACTACTTTGGGCCACTGTGGAGAAAGGTCCTGGAATGAAAGTAATCAAGAGTGTTGAGTATATCGTTCGTATTGCACGTGTATTAAAGTTGTGATCCATCTTTTAGTATTGTATAGTTAAGATAAAGACCTTTCCTTATATAATATATATACGTATACCAGCATCCTATTAATACAACATCATTGTATTGCAAATTATCTCTCTACATGATATCATCCTCTCCGGTCTAACCCTAGGGtcagccgtcgccgccgccaccacgcctccacgcaccgccgccgctgccgccgcaccccaccgccgccgccaccgtgcTTGCTTCCGCCCCGCACGCCCCGTGCCTCTCCCTGCCGCGACTCTAGCCCCGCacgccacccgcgtcgcccacCCAGTCGTGCGCCTCCCTGCCACTCGCTAACCCATCGCTCCAGCCGCGCGCCTCACTGCCTACCACGCCAGCCAAGCCGCCCGCCCACTGCATCGCCCGCCAAGTCGTACCGCCCGCCGCTTCGCTTCCCAGCCGAGCCGCTCGCAGGATGCGTCGCCATCCCACAATTGCATCACccactgctgctgctgcctcctCTTTACCcccaaaaccctaaccctagccgcccctTCGCACCCGCATGCCACCGCCATGTCGTGGCCATCCTCTCCCGGCTCCTTCACGACTCACTCGTCCAACCCCTTCGCTGGCCCCGagccctccgccgccgccatccgtGACCTCAATATTGAGGCCCGAGTCCCTATATGTCTCGACAGCTTCAGCACATCGTACTACGCGTGGAAGACCTACTTCAACCTCGTCTTCCGCGAGTACTATCTCACCAAGCACATCAACGGTTCCGTGGACAGCGCGTACATGCATGGCGACCCGGAGTGGTCTGCCATCGAGGCCACGATCATCCGTTGGTTCTACCAGATGGTCTCGAAGGACATCTTCCACACGGTCGTTGCCGAGGACGACGACGCCTGCACCGTGTGGGGCAAGATCAACGCGCTCTTCACCGACAACAAACTTCAGCGCCTTGTTTTCTTGCAGCAGGAGTTCTTCGGCTGTCACCAGGACAACTCCACCATCGACGAGTACTGCATGAGGCTCAAGATGCTCGCCGACGAGCTTCGCGACATCGGCGCTAAGGTCTTTGACGACCTCATGCTGAGCACCCTCACCGCCTGTCTCAATGAGGACTTCGGCAACGCGGCGTCCAACCTCATCCTGCTGCCGCAACCCACTTTCCAGCGCGTTGTCGCGTACCTCAAACTTGAGGAGCACCGGATGACGAAGCTGAAGCAGCGGGTCCAGCACACCGCCCTCGCCTCCGGTACCACCCACGGCGACCCTGCTCCTCCGGCCGCCCCTCGTCCGCCCGCGCCACCCGCGCCCGCCGGCTACTACCCGCTGCCGCCCGCGCCTCCCCAGCAGCCGCAAGGTGGCGGGGGGGACACAACCGGCGGGGTGGCGGAGGCCGCCGccagcagcagccgcagcagcAGGCGCCAGGTGCCGGGGGGCGCCCCGCTTCCAGCAGCCGCCCCCGCCATGGGCCGCGGGGCAAAACCCGTGGACGGGCGTCGTCCACGCCTATCATATGCCCGTCCCGCGGGCTCCTGCACCGGGTCTACTTGGTCCTCGTCAAGCGGTCCACCAGGCGTTCGTCGGCACCCCCTACCAGCCCTACGGTGCCCCGCTCGTGCCACCACCCCTCGGTGGCTACGGCGCGCCCGCCCAGCCACCGCCCTATGGAGGCCAGCTGCCACCGCCGGCACCTGCACCATGGGACCCAGCTCTCCTGGCCGCCCTACACTCG belongs to Triticum urartu cultivar G1812 chromosome 7, Tu2.1, whole genome shotgun sequence and includes:
- the LOC125521193 gene encoding peroxidase P7-like, with the protein product MAAFATRSAPFLGLAAVLCVLAGAQQLSPSFYSRSCPNLASIVRSEMTSALQRERRMGASILRLFFHDCFVNGCDGSILLDDTSTFTGEKNAGPNANSARGFEVIDAIKTRVEAACRATVSCADILALAARDGVNLLGGPTWSVPLGRKDSRTASQSAANANLPGPGSSLATLITMFGNKNLSPGDMTALSGAHTIGRSQCQFFRNRIYNERNINASFAALRQRTCPRSGGDSNLAPLDVQTADGFDNAYYRNLVGQRGLLHSDQELFNGGSQDALVRQYSNSPSQFSADFVTAMLKMGGLLPSSGTQTEVRLNCRKPN